Part of the Poecilia reticulata strain Guanapo linkage group LG2, Guppy_female_1.0+MT, whole genome shotgun sequence genome is shown below.
GCCCCAGTCGCAGTGCGGTGTATTGTACAAGGGACCACRTGTTGGCACAGATGGGttgaatgcaaaatgtgaaGTATAGTGGTGCGCTTGAAAACCACATGTTTGTTCGGTTGCGAAAAAGTGCATAATTCTAAGCGAAAGACACTCTGGTAGCCTGAATATCAGCTAAAGATTTCACAGATGTAAACATTTCTCGTAGAGGTCCTTCCGGTAAGTACTGCAgatgactttttaaagttttcttttcatgttatGTTGTTGTATTATTGCCCCAAAAAATTCTGTTAAACCTTAACTGTGCcactaaacacatttttttcctagcTATGCAATATTTATATATTGCAAACCTAAAATTCAAGAAAGCAGGAAGTACTGACTCATTAAGGACCTTAAAGTTGTAATTGGTTTACCTCTAGCAGGAGTTGGTCAATTAATTTCCATTGTTACATATTTGATTTACAAAAACTGGGTCCTTAAAGGGTTGGTTTAAAGTAGGTGGTGAAACGGCACTTATAAATTATCTTTAGTAACAGTTCAGTGTTCAAATTATCTAGATGATGACTGATCTATACCTGCTGCTCACTAATGGTTATGATACAGCCTGACTTGGAGATGACCTTGAAGTATATTAATTGTTTTCATGCtgattcagattattttttatttcgtCCTAACATGCAAAAGTACAAACTACATtacctttaaaaatattaccaGAATCACAAAATTTcagactttgtgtttatctCCATCAACATGGAtgtgaatgttttcattctacattaaaaacatttctactgaAATCATGATACATTTAAGCTGTTTGTACAGCAGGTGCTTATTTTACCCCCTACTTTAAAATTCAGGGAGCAagatcagtgtttctgctgGATCATAACAGCCAYTTTCTGGATTGAAGTTATTtacttttgttgtgttttctgcctttttgaTGTACCACTTAAGGTCGCMTTATATTCAATGGGCTTTACAGTAAATCCTCGCTGGGTATTTTATATCTACCATTAGAGTATACCACCAATAGCCTAGCCTTCACCTTGCTAAAAAGWCACAAAGTGTTGGTATTATTTAGGTACCGTTTTGATGTCAATATTTTGGTGGCAGTTTCTGAATCATTTGCTATCCTGACTGAGCTTCTGTATGTGCTTGACTCACTAACTCCATTTCAGCTCCACTTTTTTCAACATGTACTAATTTAGATTTAGGAGGACTACGATTTTCTTGAAGATCTATGTTGTGGTTCTGACTAGTAGctgaatttttgtgttttattgtcttcTGTGTTCTTGACAAGGAGCAAAAAAGTCTACTACTTAGCAAAAATACCAGGAAAGTGGCTGTCTTTGAAAACGCTTAATATATTTGTAGACCTGTTTACTATGAATTTGAAATTAGAGTAAAAAGTGTGGTTATTTAAATATGATACCGTGTAATACAAGtagcattatttattattataatttgcAAGTACAAWTTTTGCCATAAGTTTGTCTCATCTGTATCAAGTGAGTGATTGGGTGGGTAAAAGTCTCCAATTAATACCAAACTACCTCCTTAMCAAttatcacttttattattaatgtgttttaactTTTAGCAGGTCTGGTTAGTAGGAAAATAACCACAGTTagatttttaagtcatattatTGTATCAAAACACTTAAATTGCTTTCACTGCCATTTTGACCCCACACCAATATTAAATCTGTCTGCTCCCTCTTGTgttcttcctctcttctccaCATGTTGGATGGATTTTGACCTCCCGTGGCCTGAYGAACTCSCTYGTATCCCCTCACCYGTTCTGCAGTTTGCACCTCACTACCTTCTGCCTCCAGTACAAGCCCACAGTGATCGCCTGTGTATGCATACATCTGGCCTGCAAGTGGTCCAACTGGGAGATTCCGGTTTCCACTGATGGGAAACATTGGTGGAAGTACGTGGACAGCACGGTGACTCTGGAGCTGCTTGATGGTGAAGTCTTACTATTGCCTACATCTGAGATTTACTGTTAGTTATTTAAGCAAATTAAGGAATMAAAACTAATTATGTgaattctaaaatgttttataatgtttatCCTTTAAACTTTCAGAGCTGACTCATGAGTTTCTGCAGATTYTGGAGAAAACTCCAAGCAGACTGAAGAGAATACGGAATTGGAGGGTAAGATATTACAGtaccatattttttttagattagacTGCCTTGGAAAAGAATTCACATCTCTTAACCACTTCACTGACACACAAGCTARTCTAGTTTTGAGGTTTCATGTGACCAACAAATTGGGAAGTAGATGGAAATAATTGCATTGATGTgtctacaaacaaaaatctaaatcatgTATCTTACTTTCTACTTCATCATTATGCTatgttttgtgttggtctgtcgcatagaatttcaataaaataaagcagaagtTGTGATTATAATGTAAACGTRAAAAAAMCAACTTCTTGTRCAAGTTTATAATTGTGTCATCTCAATTGTCttaaaaaacaacctaaaacaaattttctttgCCCTCTAGGCGACACAAGCTGCAAAAAAGCCcaaaagtgaaaatatgctGTCGATGGATAACGCATTTACTGGGCCTTCATTGCTCCAGGACCACGGCGATACAGCACTTCCTGGAGTTTCCTCGGCCAACCCAAGTTTTTCCAAAGCAGGTGCTGCCTTTTCTGTACCCATGCCCGGGCATTCCAGAGGGGTCCCGTTGTCTCTGGACGCCATGGCTGCCACCTACAACCCAGCTAGCCACAGTGAATGGCCTCAGGTTAACCAGAGCCATTACCCCTCCACCTGCATAAAACAGGAACCGCTCAGCATCCCCATCCACGAATCCATGCTGTCTTTGCAGACTTCCACTTCCTCTTTGCTCCAGCAGCCCCCRCCTTACAAGACTGAAAAAACGGTTGATTTAAACCTTGTTAAACAAGAGAAAGGGACAACAGGCAAGCATCACTCAACACCTCAGCCTGCTTACCCTCCTTCCGGTCAGCCTCCAGTTCTGAAACTGTCTCTGGATAAATACAGAGAGAAACATTCTGCAGAGTATACTGTCCAGAAGCGAAGGCAAGAGCCCCATGGAGGACTAATGGACTGTGACGTAAAAGGCGACTTGACTTCCTCTTCTACCTATGCACCACCAAACATTACCCACATAGAACATAGAAAACATGCACAGCCTCATCAAGCCTCCCACAGCGGCAGCACTACAGCTTCCCctctgaaaatgaaagtccCTTCCTCCTCAACTTCTTCAGGGCAAGACAGACGCCATCAYGGAGACAAAGCCTCGCTCAAGCTTCGTCTGCCTGTCCCCGGGTCCAGCAGCAACGCTCCRCCAGAAAAGAGYRGACAACCAATCAAAGATGAGTTCAAGATGAAGATCAAAGTTTCCTCATCGGAGCGGCACAGCTCATCAGATGAAGGCATTTCCGCCAACAACAGCAAGAGCAAACATTCCAGCCCGCTGGTGAGCAAGGAGAAACATCGCAGCGCCGAGCACAACCTCCATCGCCCCCACAAGCACAGCGGCAACGGGCGAGGGGCCGCTGAGGCTCCGGGTTTGCTGCGAGTTCCTCCTGGTCTGGTGGCAATGGAAGGAACGGCGCTCGGTCATCCCACGTCCGCCACTTTGACGTCGTCATCACGAAAGAGGGCCTACGCCGAGGGTGGCCACAACCACCACCCCTCATCCTCGACTTCCTGCTCCAAAGTGAGCAAAATCTCCAAGAGTGGCACTAGTGCTGCAGGTATTCCatctttttcttccccctttcctcctcctcctcgctcttCTCCTGTACTGCAGTGTGTCTCGTCCGGCTCGCAGCTCTGTGGCTAACTTCCCTCCCCTCCCCTtccctcctcgtcttcctccttaTTCTtgtctctcctcttcctcctcctcccctcctgtCATACCCAGGTGGGCTGCGGACCTCTCAGCAGTTCCTCCCTCCTGGCGAATCGCCACATGAAGTGGGAGAGCAGAGACACTGAGTCCGACGCTCTGCAGCACATGGAACTGGCACCAAACTACCGACCACTGAGACTTTGAAGACTATGCTGACCTCTTTGTCAAGTGCCCTAAGAAAATAACACT
Proteins encoded:
- the ccnt2a gene encoding cyclin-T2a isoform X2, encoding MAACRGSSSKWYFTREQLENTPSRRCGVESDRELSYRQQAANLIQDMGQRLNVSQLTINTAIVYMHRFYMQHSFTKFHRNIISPTTLFLAAKVEEQPRKLEHVIKVAHACLNPQESPLDTKSNAYLQQAQELVILESIVLQTLGFEITIDHPHTDVVKCTQLVRASKDLAQTSYFMATNSLHLTTFCLQYKPTVIACVCIHLACKWSNWEIPVSTDGKHWWKYVDSTVTLELLDELTHEFLQILEKTPSRLKRIRNWRATQAAKKPKSENMLSMDNAFTGPSLLQDHGDTALPGVSSANPSFSKAGAAFSVPMPGHSRGVPLSLDAMAATYNPASHSEWPQVNQSHYPSTCIKQEPLSIPIHESMLSLQTSTSSLLQQPPPYKTEKTVDLNLVKQEKGTTGKHHSTPQPAYPPSGQPPVLKLSLDKYREKHSAEYTVQKRRQEPHGGLMDCDVKGDLTSSSTYAPPNITHIEHRKHAQPHQASHSGSTTASPLKMKVPSSSTSSGQDRRHHGDKASLKLRLPVPGSSSNAPPEKSXQPIKDEFKMKIKVSSSERHSSSDEGISANNSKSKHSSPLVSKEKHRSAEHNLHRPHKHSGNGRGAAEAPGLLRVPPGLVAMEGTALGHPTSATLTSSSRKRAYAEGGHNHHPSSSTSCSKVSKISKSGTSAAGGLRTSQQFLPPGESPHEVGEQRH
- the ccnt2a gene encoding cyclin-T2a isoform X1; amino-acid sequence: MAACRGSSSKWYFTREQLENTPSRRCGVESDRELSYRQQAANLIQDMGQRLNVSQLTINTAIVYMHRFYMQHSFTKFHRNIISPTTLFLAAKVEEQPRKLEHVIKVAHACLNPQESPLDTKSNAYLQQAQELVILESIVLQTLGFEITIDHPHTDVVKCTQLVRASKDLAQTSYFMATNSLHLTTFCLQYKPTVIACVCIHLACKWSNWEIPVSTDGKHWWKYVDSTVTLELLDELTHEFLQILEKTPSRLKRIRNWRATQAAKKPKSENMLSMDNAFTGPSLLQDHGDTALPGVSSANPSFSKAGAAFSVPMPGHSRGVPLSLDAMAATYNPASHSEWPQVNQSHYPSTCIKQEPLSIPIHESMLSLQTSTSSLLQQPPPYKTEKTVDLNLVKQEKGTTGKHHSTPQPAYPPSGQPPVLKLSLDKYREKHSAEYTVQKRRQEPHGGLMDCDVKGDLTSSSTYAPPNITHIEHRKHAQPHQASHSGSTTASPLKMKVPSSSTSSGQDRRHHGDKASLKLRLPVPGSSSNAPPEKSXQPIKDEFKMKIKVSSSERHSSSDEGISANNSKSKHSSPLVSKEKHRSAEHNLHRPHKHSGNGRGAAEAPGLLRVPPGLVAMEGTALGHPTSATLTSSSRKRAYAEGGHNHHPSSSTSCSKVSKISKSGTSAAGIPSFSSPFPPPPRSSPVLQCVSSGSQLCG